The nucleotide sequence CATCTCGTCCCACGTCTTCGGGGCCTCGGTGATGCCGGCCTCGGCGAACATGTCGGTGTTGTACCAGAAGCCGACGACGCCCATCGAGAACGGCAGGGCGTAGGTCTGGCCGTCGACCTGCCAGCCGGAGACGTTGCCGCCCAGCTTGGCGATCTCGTCGGAGGCGGACTCGGTGATGTCCTTCACCAGGCCCGCGTCGACCTTGTCGGCCAGCTCGCCACCACCGCGCTCCATGTAGACGTCGGGAGCGTCGCCCGACTGCCACGCGGCCTCGAGGCGCGTGAGCATGTCCTCGTGCGCCATCGCCGTGACCTCGACGGTGACGCCGGGGTGCGCCGCCTCGAAGTCCTTCGCGACCTGGTCGTAGACGCTCTTGCCCGGCTCGTTGTTGGAGTTGTGCCACCACGTGAGGGTGACGTCGCCCGAGGCACCGTCGGTGGTGCTCGTGTCTGAGGCCGAGCCGCCGCACGCCGACAGGGCGATCGCGGCAGCCGCACACAGGCCAAGGATCTGCTTCTTCATTGAAACCTCCAGTTGGTGTTCGCGAAACGTTTCGCGAAACGCTAATACTTTGTATCGTAGTAAAACCATATAGCAAGTCAAGCCCCGGGGCCACGACGACGAGGGTTGTTACCACTCCGTTGCCGACGCCGAAACGGTTTCGGTATGCTGGCCCCGTGCCGAACCCTTCCACGCCCCGCCTCGAGGCGGTGGCCGCGCTCGCGGGAGTCTCGCGAGCCACAGCCTCCAAGGCCCTCAACGGCCGCAGCGACGTCTCTCCCGAGACGCGCACCCGCGTGCTGGCCGCCGCCGAGGAGGTCGGCTACCGCGGGGGCGCCACTCCCGTCGACACACCGCTCATCGCGCTGGTCGCCGACAATCTCGAGACGACCTACACGCTCGACATCCTCAGAGGCGCGACCACGACGTCGATGGAGTTGGGCGTCGGACTCGTGACCCACTACTCCGAGGGCCCGCATCCCGGCACCGCCCCCCTCAGCGACGCGTGGTTCGAACTCGTGAAGGCCAGCCGCTGGCTCGGCGTCATCGTCGTGACGACCCGTCTGTCGCCCCACCAGCTCCAGCTGATCGAGAAACTGGGACTGAAACTTGTCGCGATCGACCCGGCCAACGCACTGCCCGCCAGCACCGCCTCGATCGGCGCCACGAACTGGAACGGCGGCGTCGAGGCCACCAGCCACCTCATCTCGCTCGGCCACCAGCGGATCGCCTTCGTCAACGGCACCACGGGATCCGTGCCGTCGTCCGAGCGTCTCCAGGGCTACCTGTCGGCGCTGTCGATGCACGACCTCCCGCACGACCCGACGCTGGTCGTCGGCGACTACTTCAGCCACGAGGCGGGCGTCGCCGCCGGACTGAAGCTGCTCGGCCTGCCGGCCCACCGTCGGCCGACGGCGATCTTCGCGGCGAGCGACATCATCGCCATGGGCGTCTACCAAGCGGCCCGTCAGCTCGGCCTGCGGATCCCCGATGATCTGAGCATCGTCGGCTTCGACGACACCCATCTCGCCACGCTCGTCAGCCCACCCCTGACCACCGTCCACCAGCCGCTGGCGGCCATGGGCTCGGCCGCCGTCCGCTCGCTCGTGGACATCGCCCACGGCCGCCCCGTCACCGGCGGCCCCATCCGGCTCGCGACCCGCCTCATGGTCAGGGACTCCACGGCCGCCCCGCGTGGATGAGCCCGGCCGTTAGGGCATCCGCTCTCGCGGGCTTACACTTTCCGATGGCCCATTTTCTACATCGGGAGTCCACCACCCATGCCCATCCGCCAAGACCTGCGTAACGTCGCGATCGTCGCCCACGTCGACCACGGGAAGACGACCCTCGTCGACGCCATGCTCTGGCAGTCCGGCGCGTTCCGCGAAGGCTCCGACGTCAACAACCGGGTCATGGACTCGATGGACCTCGAGCGCGAGAAGGGCATCACCATCCTCGCGAAGAACACCGCCGTCAAGCACATCCGCCCCGACGGCACCACCGGCACCATCAACATCATCGACACCCCGGGACACGCCGACTTCGGCGGCGAGGTCGAGCGCGGCCTCGAGATGGTCGACGGGGTCGTGCTGCTGGTGGACGCATCCGAGGGCCCGCTGCCCCAGACGCGCTTCGTGCTGCGCAAGGCGCTGGCGAAGAAGCTGCCGATCATCGTCGTGGTCAACAAGGTCGACCGCCCCGACGCCCGCATCTCCGCGGTCGTCGAGGAGACCTATGACCTGTTCATGGACCTGCTCGACGACGACAGCGCCCACGTGCTCGACTTCCCCATCATCTATGCCTCCGCCAAGGCAGGGCGCGCCTCGCTGACGCAACCCGCGGACGGCGACATGCCGGACAGCGCGAACCTCGAGCCGCTGTTCAGCACCATCTACGACCACATCCCCGCCCCCACCTACGAGGAGGGGGCCACGCTGCAGGCGCACGTCACCAACCTCGACGCCTCCCCGTACCTCGGCCGCCTGGCCCTGTGCCGGATCGTTGCCGGCGAGATCCACCGCGGTCAGGTCGTCGCGTGGTGCAAGGCCGACGGGACCGTCAGCAACGTCAAGCTGTCCGAACTGCTGATCACCGAGGCCCTCGACCGCGTGCCGGCCGAGAAGGCCGGCCCCGGCGACATCGTGGCCATCGCGGGCATCTCCGACATCATGATCGGCGAGACGCTCTCCGACCCGGAGAACCCGAAGCCGCTGCCGCTGATCCACGTCGACCAGCCGTCGATCTCGATGACCATCGGCATCAACACCTCCCCCCTCGCGGGCAAGTCCGGCAAGAACCTGACCGCCCGCCTGCTGAAGGCCCGCCTCGACCAGGAGCTGGTCGGCAACGTGTCCATCAAGGTCCTCCCCACCGAGCGCCCCGACACCTGGGAGGTGCAGGGCCGTGGCGAGCTGCAGCTCGCGATCCTGGTCGAGATGATGCGTCGTGAGAGCTTCGAGCTCACCGTCGGCAAGCCCGTCGTGGTCACCCGCACGATCGACGGCAAGCTGCACGAGCCGGTCGAGCGCCTGACCGTCGACATCCCCGAGGAGTTCGTCGGCGTCGTGACACAGCTCATGGGGCTGCGGCGCGGCACCATGGCGCAGATGGTCAACCACGGCACCGGCTGGGTCCGCATCGAGTTCATCGTGCCGGCCCGAGGCCTGATCGGCTTCCGCACGGAGTTCCTGACCGAGACGAGGGGCACGGGCATCATGAACCACGTCTCCGAGGGGTACGCCCCCTGGGCCGGCGACTTCCGCACCCGCCCCACCGGTTCCCTCGTGGCCGACCGGACCGGCGTGGTGACCAGCTTCGCCCTGTTCAATCTGCAGGCCCGCGGCACCATGTTCGTCTCCCCCGGTGACGAGGTCTACGAAGGCATGATCGTCGGCGAGAACCCGCGCGCCGAGGACATGGACATCAACCCCACCAAGGAGAAGAAGCTCAACAACATCCGCTCCTCGACCGGCGAGGAGCTGGAGCGCCTGATTCCCGCCAAGAAGCTCTCGATGGAGCAGCAGCTCGAGTTCTGCGGTGGCGACGAGTGCCTCGAGGTGACCCCTGCCGTCGTGCGCATCCGCAAGGTGCACCTGAGCGCCAACGACCGCGCCAAGGCGAGGCGGGGCCTCAAGAACAACTGACCCTGCGGGGTTCAGCCCCAACTACCACGCGCGGCGACAAGTATGTCTTGTCGCCGCGCGTGTTACATGTAACGATAGATCATGGCAGTTCGTGAGCGCGTCAGCGAATACAGACGCCGGATGCGGGAACGAGGCTTCCGCCCGGTGCAGGTGTGGGTGCCAGATGTCCGCACTCCTGCTTTCGCAGCAGAGGCCGAGCGTCAGTCGAAGCTGATCGCCGAGCACGAGAGCGCCACCGACGACCAGGCGTTCATTGAAGCCATCTCGGCACCGTGGGATGACGACGAGTGATCCGCGGCGAACTATGGACGGTATCCGGAGGCGTCTACGCCTCGAAACCCCGGCCAGCCCTGATCTTCCAGGATGACGCCTTTACGGCAACGGCGTCCGTGACGGTACTCCCTCTGACGAGCAGCCTCATCGACACACCCCTGCTGCGCGTGCGTGTCCTGGCGGGCGAACTGTCAGGGCTCGCCAGGGACAGCGACGTGATGATCGACAAGATCACCACCGTCCGCCGCTCGAACCTCGCCGAGCGGGTCGGCCGGGTGTCGGCCGAGCAACTGGCAGAGATCGAGCGCGGCGTCATGGCTTTCCTCGGCCTGGCCAGGTAGGCGTTCGCCCTGAGCGAACTATCTAGATATATCTTTGACATATCTAGATAGTTCGCTCAGGCTAGTGTTGTCGGCGCGGTTGAGCGCCGGAAGACAACACGCAAGGAGTCAGTCATGGAATACGCCATGCACCACCCGTTCATGGGACGTCGCCCCCAGATGCGCGACCTTTTCGCAGCCAACGAGGTCGACGACGAGCGTCGCCGCCCCCGCGGCGAGGACCGCCGGGGCGGGGGCCGCGGGCACCGCGGTCACGGCCGCGGCATGGGCCCCGGCTTCGGCATGGGCCCGGGCTTCGGAGGCCCCGGCTTCGGCGGTGGCCGTCCCGGCGGCCGCAAGCGTCGCGGCGACGTACGCCTCGCGGCCCTCCTGCTGATCGCGGAGGCCCCGCGCAACGGCTACCAGATCATCCAGGAGATCGAGTCCCGCAGCGAGGGCAACTGGAAGCCCAGCCCGGGCGCGATCTACCCGGCGCTAAGCCAGCTCGAGGACGAGGGCCTCATCCGGGCCGCCGCCTCCGAGGCCGGCAAGCTCTTCGAGATCACCGAGACCGGTGCCGCAGAGGCCGAGGCCGCCAAGGACCGTCCCGCCCCCTGGGAGAACCAGGGCGACGAGAAGGATCCCGTCCACGCCCTCATGCTGAGCGTCCGCCAGGCCGGTCAGGCCGCGATGGCCATCGCACAGTCAGGCAACCCCGAGCTGATCACCAAGGCCGCCGCCGAGCTCGACGAGCTCAAGCGCCGCCTGTACCAGTTGCTCGCCGAGAACTGATCCACGGCCGGGCCGCCTGAGGGCGGTCCACGCCTGGACCGGTGGCCTCACCGGCCACCCGATGAGGAGCACACTGGCCCCCATGCCGCTCCGCTCCTCCCTCGCCGCAGTGCTGGTCGCCGCGATCTGGGGCATCAACTTCGTCGTCATCGACCTGGGGCTCGGCGGCATGCCGCCCACCCTCTTCGTGGCGCTGCGCTTCGTCGCGGTGCTCGTCCCCGCCATCTTCCTCGTCCCGCGTCCGGTTGCCCGGACGCGGGACGTTGTGCTGATCGGGTGCTTCATGAGCCTCGGCCAGTTCAGCCTCCTCTACACCGCCATCGCGCTGGGCATGCCCGCCGGCATCGCGTCGCTGGTGCTCCAGGCCCAGGTCGCGCTGACCGTCGTGTTCGCGGCCCTCGCGCTGCGGGAGCGCCCGACCAGCAGCCAGCTCGTCGGGGTGCTGATCGGAGCCTCAGGCCTGCTGATCGTCGGGCTCGGCCGCGGCGCGGCGACCCCGGCCGTCGGGTTCCTCGTCACGCTGCTCGCCGCGACGTCATGGGCCATCGGCAACGTCATCGCGCGCCGCGCCGGGGCCACCGTCGGAGCCGGGCCGCTGTCGGGCCTCTCCATGACCGTCTGGTCCGCGCTGGTCGTGCCGCTCCCCCTGCTGGGGCTGTCGCTGATCCTCGACGGGCCGGGCGTCGTCTGGGCGTCCCTCACGCACCTGACAACGGCGCAGCTGCTGTCGACGGCCTACACGGCGTGGCTGGCGAGCCTGGTCGGCTACGGCATCTGGAACACGCTGCTCGCGCGGCACCCGGCGTCGTCGGTGGTGCCGTTCACCATGCTCGTGCCGCCCGTCGGCATGCTGGCCGCGTGGCTCATCGAGGGCGAGTCCCCTGCGCCGCTCGAGGTGGTCGGCGGCGTCGTCCTGCTGCTCGGCGTCGCGGTCACCACTGGTGTGCTGCGCCGTCGCATCTTCAGCCGGGCCGCCTGACCGTCAGAGCGGCGAGGCCTCGCTCTCGGGCGCCGCGTGGTTGCGGCGCCCGAACTGCACGATCTCCGGGTCGACGATGCCGATGGCGTCGACGTCCTTGCCGTCGTAGTCGTGGAGGCTGAGGAACAACCGGATGGCGTTGAGGCGGGCACGCTTCTTGTCGTTGGACTTGATGCGGTACCAGGGCGCCAGGTCGGTGTCGGTGTACTTCAGCATGGCGTTCTTGGCCTCGGTGTAGTCCTCCCAGCGGTCGAGAGACTCCAGGTCCATCGGGGACAGCTTCCACCGTCGGACGGGGTCGATCTGCCGGATGGCGAAGCGGGTGCGCTGCTCGCGCTGCGTGACGGAGAACCAGAGCTTGGTCACAGTCATGCCCGACTCGATGAGCATCTCCTCGAAGACCGGCGCCTGCCGGACGAAGATCTGGTATTCCTCGTCGGTGCAGAAACCCATCACCTTCTCGACGCCCGCCCGGTTGTACCAGGACCTGTCGAACAGAACGATCTCACCGTTGGTGGGCAGGTGCGCGATATAGCGCTGGAAGTACCACTGGCCGCGCTCGCGCTCGGTCGGCTTCGTCAGCGCGACTGTGCGCGCGGTGCGCGGGTTGAGGTGCTCGGTGAACCTCTTGATCGCGCCGCCCTTGCCGGCGGCGTCGCGCCCCTCGAACAGAATGATGTGCCGGGTGCCGCGGTCCTGGGCCGAGTACTGGAACTTCAGCAGCTCGATCTGCAGCTTCCGCTTGGCCGCCTCGTACTCCCTGCGGCCGAGCAGCTCGTCGTACGGGTAGCGGTCCCGCCAGGTCTCGACGGCCTTGCCCATCGGGTCGATCAGGTACGGGTCCTCGTCGGACAGCCCGGCGAGCTCGTACCCGTCGGCGACGAGCTGGTCGATGTACTCACGTAGTCCCTGCTGACTCATGGGTCCAGTTTTCCAGCCATTGGTGAACGCCGCCTGAACTCAGCCCAAACGGATGACCCGGCTGCCCGTTCACCCAATACCCTGGGGCCATGACTGACATCGGTTTCAAGGGATCCACCGTCCACTCCGTCGGCTCGCTGCCCGAAGTGGGCTCCAAGGCCCCCGACTTCGAGGTCACCGGCCTCGACTTCTCCCCCATCACCAACGCCGACTTCGCCGGCTCCACGCTCGTCATCAACATCTTCCCGTCGGTCGACACCGGCGTCTGCGCCATGTCGGTGCGCCGCTTCAACGAACTGGCCGCCGGCCTCGACGGCGTCAAGGTGCTGTGCGTCTCCCGCGACCTGCCGATGGCGCTCGGCCGCTTCTGCGGCGCCGAGGGCATCGAGAACGTCACCGTCGCCTCAGACTTCCGGACCGACTTCGGCGAGAAGTACGGCGTCACGTTCGCCGATGGCGGCTTCAAGGGGCTGCTCAGCCGTTCGGTCGTCGTGCTCGACGCTGACGGCACCGTCCTCTACACGCAGCAGGTCGCCGACACCGGCACCGAGCCCGACTACGACGCGGCCCTGGCGGCCGTCGCCTGACCTCAACGCCGACGGGGCAGCTTCAGGGTGTCGCGCGTCGACCTCGCCACGCCGGCGGGGCGCGACGCGCGCACCATGAGCGCGGCCCCGGCCCATAGGCTGACCACGCCCACCGTCGACAGCGGCGCCCTCACGTCGAACATGGCCCCGTGGTTCCACACCAGCATGGAGCCGGCGATCATCACGCAGAACGACAGCAGGGCCAGGTCGCGGTCCTGCTGCTCCCCCAACGGCGGGATGAGCTTGAACTCCACCCAGCCGACGGCCGGCGCGACGACGGACAGCACCGCGAGGCCCGCCGCGATCACCAGCGCCTGCGAGAGCAGGAGCCACGACAGGGACGGCACGAACGTCGAGACCGTCAGCAGCGCCATGCCGCCGATGGCCAGGCACGGGATGTGCCACAGGTAGATGGTCATCGCCAGCGCGTTGATGGTTCCCACGAGCTTCTCCGCGCGCGGGCGCATGTTCCGCAGCACACCTGAGCGCTCGACGAGCCCCATCACCGCGGCCTGCGCCACGCCCAGCAGCGCCATCGCCAGCGTCGGCGGGAGGTGGTTCGCCACGGGCATGTTGCCGAAGCCCACGGCGCTGGGCGGGTAGCCGAACAGGAACACCAGCACTGCGATGCCGCCCGCGGCGAGCCCGAGCAGGATCCAGGTCCTCATCACCGGCCCGGTCCGGAACCAGCCGCGCTGGTAGCCGATGCCCAGCTGGTGGCACAGCAGCCAGACCAGGAACATGTTCAGCTCGCCGAGCCCGCGCAGCTGATGCCCGAAGACGCCGCGGTCGACGATGACGATGGCGACCATGAAGACCACGAGGACCCAGGCGCCGAACCTGTCGTGCAGACGGACCAGGAACGGGGCGAACAGCACGATCACCAGGTAGACGGAGATGAACCACAGCAGCCGCATGAAGTGCGTGCTGGCCTGGTAGGCGTAGTCGAAGAAGCCAAGCCACCCCGCCACGCTGGCCACCACGGCGAAGAACGTCACGAACAGCGTGAGCCCGCCAGTCAGCCGTCTGCCCCGGTTGGCCAGGTAATGCGAGAACCCGGTGCCGCGCGCGTACATCTTGTCGACGATCAACGCGTTCGCGAAGCCCCCGCAGACGAAGAAGGCCGGCATGGCCATCAGGAGCCACGAGGCGAAGAACACCCACGACGGCGGGGACCACTGCGTGATGTAGAGAGACCCGTCGAGGGTCAGGTGAGCGGTGTAGAGGAGGCCGTGAAAGACCACGACGATCAGCACCGAGAGCGCGCGGGTGACGTCGACCGTGTGGTTCCGTCCGATCTCCGCGCTCACCCGGCAAGCATGCCAGAGGCTCTCACGCCGTCTCGCGCACCACCAGCTCCGTCGGCAGGATGACGGAGTCGACCTCGCGCCCGTCGATCCCTGCGAGGACCAGCTCGACCATGGCGCGCGAGATCTCGGCCCACGGCTGCCTCATGGTGGTCAACGGCGGGTCGTGGCTCTCCGCGAGCCCGGAATCGTCGAAGCCAGCCACCGCGACGTCGCCCGGCACCGAGTAGCCGGCGTGGCGCAGCGCGGTGATGGCTCCGACCGCGATGATGTCGGAGGCCGCGAACACGGCGTCCGGGGCCCCGGAGCGCTCGAGGATCCGGGCCATCGCCCTGCCCCCGGCTTCGCTGGAGTAGGTGTCCTGCTCCACGAGGGCCGGGTCGAACAGTGTCCCCATCTCGGCCCGGAAACCGTCGAGGCGGTAGCGCCCGCCGGGCGTGTCGTTCGGCCCGGTGATGATCGCGATGCGGCGATGCCCCTTGTCGAGAAGGTACCGGGTCATGATGCGGGCCGATCCGGCCTCATCGACGGCTACCGTGGGGATCTCGCTCTCCAGCCCGAGCGGGCTGCCGGTGCTCACCGTCGGCACCCTGGCAGCCAGCAGGGAGAGCAAGAGTGGGTTCGCCTCGTGAGAGGAGATCAGCATGACGCCGTCCACGTGCCCGGCGCGCACGAAACGCTCGACGTTCTTCCGCTCTGCCTCGGTGTCGGCGATGACCAGCACGAGTGTCTTGTCGTGCTGTGCCAGCGCCTCGGTGGCTCCCCGCAGCAGTCGCGCGAACGTCGGGTCGGAGAAGAGCAGGTGGTGCGGCTCGGTCAGCAGGAACGCGACGGAGTCGGCGCGGCCGGTTGCCAGCGAGCGGGCGGCGTGGTTGGCCGTGTATCCCGTCCGGGCGACGGCGGCCTCCACCGCTGCACGCGCCTCGGGAGAGACCCAGTGACCGCCGTTGAGGACGCGCGAGACCGTGCCATACGAGACGCCCGCCACCGCGGCGACGTCCCGGATGGTCAGCCTCTTCGCCTGGCCTTGTCCCGTCACGCAGCGCACTCTACCCCGTTGCCGGGAGCTTCCGCTTCTTCTGTAACGGGTCACAGTTTGGTAACGCCACTCGACATCTGCAGCGCTCACATTCTAGTATTGCGAGCGTTGTAACCGGTCACAGTTTGACCGCGCTCTGACCCGAGGATGTGTCTGTCTATGACTTCCATGCCCTGGCCCGGTGGGATCGCCTACGGAGGCGACTACAACCCCGAGCAGTGGCCCCGCCACGTGTGGCGCGAGGACGTCGCGCTGATGCGCGAGGCCGGCGTGAACCTGGTGAGCGTCGGCATCTTCTCCTGGGCCCTGATCGAGACCTCCGAGGGGGTCTTCGACTTCGCGTGGCTCGACGAGATCATCGACCTGCTGCACACCAACGGCATCAGCGTCGACCTCGGCACCCCCACCGCCTCCCCGCCCGCCTGGTTCTTCGCCACGTACCCCGAGGCGCGGGCCGTGAACGCCGACGGGGTCCCGATGGGCTTCGGCGCGCGCGGCATGGCGTCGCACTCGTCCCCGGCCTACCGTGCCGCCGCCACCCGCATCGCGGGAGAGCTGGCGCGCCGCTACGCCGACCACCCCGCCGTGGTCATGTGGCACATCCACAACGAGTACGGCGTGCCCGTCGGCGAGGACTTCTCCGACGCCTCCAAGCTCGCCTGGCGCGAATGGCTGCAGGCCCGCCACGGCGACCTCGACGGCCTCAACGCCGCCTGGGGCACCGCCTTCTGGAGCCAGCACTACGGGTCCTGGGAGCACGTGGGCGTCCCCGCCACCGCACCGTCGGTCATCAACCCTGGCATGCTGCTCGACTGGGCGCGATTCACCGACCACCAGCTGCGCGAGTGCTTCATCGCGGAGCGCACGGCCATCCGCGAGCACGCCACGCAGCCCGTCACCACCAACTTCATGGCGAACCAGCACGGCGGCTGCGACCTGTGGGCGTGGGCCCGCGAGGTCGACATCGTCTCGGACGACCACTACCTGTGGGCGGCCGACGAGGAGGCCGAGATCGGGCTGGCCATCGCGGCAGACCTGACGCGCTCCGTCGGCGGCGGCAACCCGTGGATCCTGATGGAGCACTCCACGTCGGCGGTGAACTGGCAGCCGCGCAACATCGCCAAGCGACCGGGCGAGATGGCCCGCAACTCTCTGTCGCACCTGGGCCGCGGCGCCGACGGCATCCTGTTCTTCCAGTGGCGCGCAGGCCGCTCCGGGGCGGAGAAGTTCCACTCGGCGATGCTGCCGCACGCGGGCACGGAGTCCCGCGTGTTCCGCGAGGTCGTCGACCTGGGCGCCAAGCTCGGCAGGCTCGCCGAGGTGCGCGGCTCCCGCGTCGTCTCGCAGGCCGCGATCCTGTGGGACTACGAGTCGCACTGGGCCCAGGGCCTCGAGTGGCGTCCCTCCGAGGACCTCGGCGCCCTCGAGCGCACCCGCGCCTACTACGAGCGCCTGTGGCGCGACGGCATCACCATCGACTTCGCGCACCCCGACCAGGACCTCAGCGCGTACCCGCTGGTCATCGCGCCGGCGCAGTACCTCCTCACCCTCGAGCAGGCCGCGAAGCTCAACGCCTACGTCGAGGCCGGAGGCACGCTGGTCGTGTCGTACTTCTCCGCCGTCGTCGATGAGAATGACCGGGTCCACGAGGGCGGCTTCCTGCGGCCCCTCGAGCCGGCGCTGGGCGTCTGGGTCGAGGAGCACCTCCCCATGCGCGAGCACGCCGTCGGCGCCGTCGAGCTCGACGGGTACCAGCTGAACGTCGACGTGTGGCAGGAACACCTCGTGGTGACCGGCGCCGACATCGTCGGCACCTACACCGCTGGCCCCGGCCGCGGCCTGGCAGCCGTGACCCGGAACGCGCACGGCAGCGGCACCGGCTGGTACGTCAGCACGCGTCCCGACGCAGAGGGCCTGCGGGCCGTCATGCAGCGCGTCTACGCCGACGCGGGCATCGTTCCGCTCGACCTGCCGCGCGGCGTCGAGGCCGTCACGCGACGCGGCGAGTCGGCCGACTACCTCGTCGCGATCAACCATTCCGAGGCCACCGTCGAGATCCCTGCCGAGGGGACCGACCTCCTGACCGGGGACGCCGTCGCCGGTCTCCTCACCCTGCCGGGCGGCGGCGTCGCCGTCGTCCGGGTTTGACCACAGTTAAGAACCGGAAGGAAACACGAAGATGCGTTACCTGAGCATCGGCGCCGCCGCGGTCGCCGCCACCATGCTGCTGGGGGCCTGCTCCAGCGGCACGCCCGAGACCACCACGACTGCCGAGTCCACCGCCTCGGCCACCTCCGAGGCACCAATCGACGCCTCGGGCATCGAGCTGACGATCTGGACCGATGAGAATCGCAAGCCCGCGATCGAGGACGCCGCGAAGGTGTTCGAGGAGGAGACCGGCGCGACGGTCACCCTCGTCCAGAAGAACTTCGAGGACATCCGCAACGACTTCATCAACCAGGTGCCGACCGGCGAGGGCCCGGACCTGACCATCGGCGCGCACGACTGGGTCGGTTCGCTCGTCCAGGCCGGTGTCATCTCCACGATCGACCTCGGCGACAAGGCCTCCTCCTTCGAGCCCGTCTCGATCGACGCCTTCACCTACGACTCCCAGCTGTACGCCATGCCGTACTCCCTGGAGACCATCGCCCTGATCCAGAACACCGACCTGGTCGGCGAGGACGCCCCCGCCACGTGGGACGACATGATCGCCGCGGCGAAGGAGGCAGGCGTCGATCGCCCCGTCGTGATCAACACCGCGGGCCAGACCGGTGACGCGTACACCATGTACGGCTTCCAGACCTCCTTCGGCGCCCCCGTCTTCGTGCAGGACGAGACCGGCTTCACCACCGAGGTGGGCATGGGCGGCGAGGCTGGCACCAAGTTCGCCAAGTGGCTCAGCGCCAACGGTGAGGAGGGCACCGGCTACATCTCCAC is from Tessaracoccus palaemonis and encodes:
- a CDS encoding LacI family DNA-binding transcriptional regulator produces the protein MPNPSTPRLEAVAALAGVSRATASKALNGRSDVSPETRTRVLAAAEEVGYRGGATPVDTPLIALVADNLETTYTLDILRGATTTSMELGVGLVTHYSEGPHPGTAPLSDAWFELVKASRWLGVIVVTTRLSPHQLQLIEKLGLKLVAIDPANALPASTASIGATNWNGGVEATSHLISLGHQRIAFVNGTTGSVPSSERLQGYLSALSMHDLPHDPTLVVGDYFSHEAGVAAGLKLLGLPAHRRPTAIFAASDIIAMGVYQAARQLGLRIPDDLSIVGFDDTHLATLVSPPLTTVHQPLAAMGSAAVRSLVDIAHGRPVTGGPIRLATRLMVRDSTAAPRG
- the typA gene encoding translational GTPase TypA, whose amino-acid sequence is MPIRQDLRNVAIVAHVDHGKTTLVDAMLWQSGAFREGSDVNNRVMDSMDLEREKGITILAKNTAVKHIRPDGTTGTINIIDTPGHADFGGEVERGLEMVDGVVLLVDASEGPLPQTRFVLRKALAKKLPIIVVVNKVDRPDARISAVVEETYDLFMDLLDDDSAHVLDFPIIYASAKAGRASLTQPADGDMPDSANLEPLFSTIYDHIPAPTYEEGATLQAHVTNLDASPYLGRLALCRIVAGEIHRGQVVAWCKADGTVSNVKLSELLITEALDRVPAEKAGPGDIVAIAGISDIMIGETLSDPENPKPLPLIHVDQPSISMTIGINTSPLAGKSGKNLTARLLKARLDQELVGNVSIKVLPTERPDTWEVQGRGELQLAILVEMMRRESFELTVGKPVVVTRTIDGKLHEPVERLTVDIPEEFVGVVTQLMGLRRGTMAQMVNHGTGWVRIEFIVPARGLIGFRTEFLTETRGTGIMNHVSEGYAPWAGDFRTRPTGSLVADRTGVVTSFALFNLQARGTMFVSPGDEVYEGMIVGENPRAEDMDINPTKEKKLNNIRSSTGEELERLIPAKKLSMEQQLEFCGGDECLEVTPAVVRIRKVHLSANDRAKARRGLKNN
- a CDS encoding antitoxin MazE family protein, whose amino-acid sequence is MAVRERVSEYRRRMRERGFRPVQVWVPDVRTPAFAAEAERQSKLIAEHESATDDQAFIEAISAPWDDDE
- a CDS encoding type II toxin-antitoxin system PemK/MazF family toxin — protein: MIRGELWTVSGGVYASKPRPALIFQDDAFTATASVTVLPLTSSLIDTPLLRVRVLAGELSGLARDSDVMIDKITTVRRSNLAERVGRVSAEQLAEIERGVMAFLGLAR
- a CDS encoding PadR family transcriptional regulator; translated protein: MEYAMHHPFMGRRPQMRDLFAANEVDDERRRPRGEDRRGGGRGHRGHGRGMGPGFGMGPGFGGPGFGGGRPGGRKRRGDVRLAALLLIAEAPRNGYQIIQEIESRSEGNWKPSPGAIYPALSQLEDEGLIRAAASEAGKLFEITETGAAEAEAAKDRPAPWENQGDEKDPVHALMLSVRQAGQAAMAIAQSGNPELITKAAAELDELKRRLYQLLAEN
- a CDS encoding EamA family transporter, with translation MPLRSSLAAVLVAAIWGINFVVIDLGLGGMPPTLFVALRFVAVLVPAIFLVPRPVARTRDVVLIGCFMSLGQFSLLYTAIALGMPAGIASLVLQAQVALTVVFAALALRERPTSSQLVGVLIGASGLLIVGLGRGAATPAVGFLVTLLAATSWAIGNVIARRAGATVGAGPLSGLSMTVWSALVVPLPLLGLSLILDGPGVVWASLTHLTTAQLLSTAYTAWLASLVGYGIWNTLLARHPASSVVPFTMLVPPVGMLAAWLIEGESPAPLEVVGGVVLLLGVAVTTGVLRRRIFSRAA
- the ppk2 gene encoding polyphosphate kinase 2: MSQQGLREYIDQLVADGYELAGLSDEDPYLIDPMGKAVETWRDRYPYDELLGRREYEAAKRKLQIELLKFQYSAQDRGTRHIILFEGRDAAGKGGAIKRFTEHLNPRTARTVALTKPTERERGQWYFQRYIAHLPTNGEIVLFDRSWYNRAGVEKVMGFCTDEEYQIFVRQAPVFEEMLIESGMTVTKLWFSVTQREQRTRFAIRQIDPVRRWKLSPMDLESLDRWEDYTEAKNAMLKYTDTDLAPWYRIKSNDKKRARLNAIRLFLSLHDYDGKDVDAIGIVDPEIVQFGRRNHAAPESEASPL
- the tpx gene encoding thiol peroxidase, encoding MTDIGFKGSTVHSVGSLPEVGSKAPDFEVTGLDFSPITNADFAGSTLVINIFPSVDTGVCAMSVRRFNELAAGLDGVKVLCVSRDLPMALGRFCGAEGIENVTVASDFRTDFGEKYGVTFADGGFKGLLSRSVVVLDADGTVLYTQQVADTGTEPDYDAALAAVA
- a CDS encoding acyltransferase family protein, translated to MSAEIGRNHTVDVTRALSVLIVVVFHGLLYTAHLTLDGSLYITQWSPPSWVFFASWLLMAMPAFFVCGGFANALIVDKMYARGTGFSHYLANRGRRLTGGLTLFVTFFAVVASVAGWLGFFDYAYQASTHFMRLLWFISVYLVIVLFAPFLVRLHDRFGAWVLVVFMVAIVIVDRGVFGHQLRGLGELNMFLVWLLCHQLGIGYQRGWFRTGPVMRTWILLGLAAGGIAVLVFLFGYPPSAVGFGNMPVANHLPPTLAMALLGVAQAAVMGLVERSGVLRNMRPRAEKLVGTINALAMTIYLWHIPCLAIGGMALLTVSTFVPSLSWLLLSQALVIAAGLAVLSVVAPAVGWVEFKLIPPLGEQQDRDLALLSFCVMIAGSMLVWNHGAMFDVRAPLSTVGVVSLWAGAALMVRASRPAGVARSTRDTLKLPRRR